GGCCGGCCTATGACTGGGACGGGCGCAAGCGCGGCAACACCCCCTTCTCGGTGCTGCAGCACACCGTCGCCGGCGCCGGCCGGCTGCACTACGAGCGCCGGGAGCACCGGCTGCGGCCGGGCGACACGATGCTGGTGACCATTCCCCATCCCCACCGCTACTGGCTGGAGGGCGGGGAGACCTGGTCGTTCTTCTGGATCGCGATGAGCGGCCAGGAGGCGCTGCGGCTGCACCGGGCCATCCTGGCCGCGGCCGGTCCGGTGTTCCGCCTCCGGACGGAGACGGTCGACGAGCTCGCCCGGGCCTGCCTGGCGCTCGCCGACGAACCGCTGGAGGCCGGCCGCGCCTCCGGCATCGCCTACACCGCCACCATGGCGCTGCACGACGACCTCCTGGCCCGCCAGGAGGCCGGCGCGGGCGAAGCCCGCCACGCCGCCATCGCCCGCGTCACCGCCCATGTCCGCCAGCACCTCGACGAGCCCCTGGAGGTGCAGGCGCTTGCCGACGTCGCCGGCATGAGCCGCGCCCATTTCAGCCGCCTGTTCGCCCGGGTCGAGGGCCTGCCGCCTTCCGAATTCGTGCTGCGCGAGCGCATGCAGCGGGCGGCGCGCCTGCTGGTCAACGGCCAGCTCAGCGTCAAGGCCATCGCCAGCGCCTGCGGCTTCGCCGACCCCAACTATTTCGCCAAGGCCTTCCGCCGCAGCTTCGCCATCAGCCCGTCCGCCTTCCGCACGACTGGCATGTATGGGGGGCCGCGGTCGGAACGGTGATCTCCGGACGGGTCCGCCGTCTCAGGCCGCGCGCGGCTCCTTCGACAGCCGGGTCTGGGCGGCGAGGCGGATCGGGGCGTTGGCGGCGCCGAAGCCGCGATAGGAGCGCCGCTCGACGATCTCGAAGAAGAACCGGTCGGCGAAGGCCCTCGTGTAGATCTGGAGATATTCGCCGTCGGCGTCGCGGTCGTAGAGGATGCCGTGCCGCGCGAAGGTCGCGAGCCGGTCCTCCGGCAGGTCGAAGCGCGCCGCCAGGTCGTCGTAGTAGTTGGCCGGGATGGCGAGCATCGCCACGCCGCAGGCCTCCAGCCGTTCGGCGGCCGCCACGATGTCGCCGGTCGAGAAGGCGACGTGCTGCACGCCCGACCCCACGAACTCGTCGAGGAACCGGGAGGAGAGCGTACGCTGGCCCTGGGAGCCGTTCAGGATCAGGCGGAGGCTCGACTGCGGGTTCTGCAAGGCCTGGCTGCGGACCAGGCCGGCGGGGTCGGCGACATCCACCGCCGGCAGCTTCGAGAGATCGAAGAGCGCGGTGTAGAACAGGAGCCACGACAGCATCTCGTCATAGTGCATGGACTGCGAGATGTGGTCGACGGCATCGAGCGGGCCGGCCGCTCCGGTTTCGGCCTCCACCTCGAAATCGGCGCTCCAGAGCGCGCCGGCCGGTCCCTGGCCGTCGACGAAGCGGATCAGGCTGCCGCCGACGCCGGCTATGGCCGGGATCGCCGGCTCGCCCGGCCATGCGGCCTGGTGAGGCGGGGCCGCGAACAGGCCGCGGGCGCGGCGCATGGCCGCCTCGGCATCGTCGACGGCGAGGCCGAGCGAAGAGATCGACGGCCCGTGCAGGGTGGAGAAGGCCCGGGCGAAGCCGTCGGGATCCTTGTTGATCACGAGGTTGATGGCATTCTGCGTCCACACGCTCACGTCCCGGGAGCGATGGCGCCATCGCCTGGAGAAGCCGAGGCCCGCCAGCATCTGTTCCAGCTTCTCGGCCTGCGCCTCGTCGACGGCGAATTCGAGAAAGGCCACGCCGCGGCAGGCCACGCGCCCGGGCAGGCCGGCCGCCGGCACTTCGGCGGGCGCGGTCTGGTCGAGCAGCCAGGCGATCGAGCGGCGGCCGTCAAGCGCCACCATTCGGGCCGAGCCGGCCCGGAACTGGTCGTTGAAGATCTCCAGCGACAGCACGCCGTCGTACCCCGTCGCCTGCACCGCGCGCACGAACTCGGCCACCGGCAGGTCGCCCTGGCCCGGCATGGTGCGGAAATGCCGGCTCCAGGACAGGAGGTCGAGCTGGAGCCGGGGGGCATCGGCGAGCTGCACCAGGAACAGCTTCTCCTTCGGGATCGAGCTGATGCTGGTCACCTCGATGCCGCGCGACAGCGTGTGGAAGCTGTCGAGGATGAGGCCGAGCGCGGGATGGTCGGCCCGGCGCACGATCTCCCAGGCATCGCGGTGATCGCTGACGAAGCGGCCCCAGGCCAGGGCCTCGTAGCCGATCCTCAGGCCGCGCCGGGCGGCGCGCCCGGCCAGTTCCCGGAGGTCGGCGGCGGCCCGGTCGATGCCGCCGAGCGCCTGGGGCGAGACGCTGGAGCAGATCAGCACGAGATCCGTGCCGAGCTCCTCCATCAGATCGAACTTGCGCTCGGCGCGGTCGAACGCCTTGCGGCGCGCGGGCTCGGGCAGGCCCTCGAAGTCGCGGAACGGCTGGAAGAGTGTGACCTCGAGCCCCTGGTCGCGCACCATCCGGCCGACCTCGCGCGGCGAATGGTCGAAGGACAGCACGTCCGCCTCGAAGATCTCGACCCCGTCGAAGCCCGCCCGGGCGATGGCGGTGAGCTTTTCCGAAAGGTCGCCGCTCAGCGACACGGTGGCGATCGAGGTCTTCATCACGGGGGCTCCTGCGCGATCCTGCGTGCGAGGAGGGTGGGAAGGGGGCGCCAATGCGTCAATGACCAAGAATGCGGCATACTATAACATCATGGTATAGGCGCCGGCCGGCGCGATCGGAGGAGTCCCATGCTGACGTTGCGCCAGATCGAGGTGGTCCGGGCCGTGATGCTGAGCGGCTCCATCGCCGGCGCGGCGCGCCTGCTCAACGTGGCGCAGCCCGGCGTGAGCCGGACGATGAAGCACATCGAAGCGACCATCGGCATCCGGCTCTTCGCCCGCAGGGGCGGCCGCCATGTGCCGGCCGTCGAAGCGCGCGACGTGTTCGAGCAGCTGCAGGCCGTCAACGAGAAGATCGAGAACCTCAACGCCGCGATCCGCCAGCTGCATGCCGGCGCCGATGTCGAGCTGCGGATCGGGTCGGTGCCGAGCATCGCCAACGTGATGGTGCCGCGCGCCATCGAGAAATTGCGGCGGCGCTTCCCCGGCTTGCGCGTCACCATCGACGTCCTGAAGATCGAGGAGGCGATCGACCATCTCCTGCTCGGGCGCGGCGAGGTGGTGCTGATGAGCCAGCGCTACACCAATGCCTCGATCGTCTTCGACGACCTCGCCCGCGGCCGGCTGGTTTGCATCGTCGCGCCGACCCATCCTCTCGCCGGCATGGCGGTGATTGCGGCGCGCGACCTCGCGCCCTACCCCCTGATCGGCATCGACCCGCGCGATCCCTATGGCCGGATCATGACCGACCTGTTCGAGCGCGACGGGCTGGCCTACACCATCACCATCCGCGCCCGGTTCGGCACCACGGTCTGCGCCCTGGTGAAGCAGAATCTCGGCGTCGCCCTGATCGATGCCTTCACGGTCGCCGACAGCCCCGCCTCCGACCTCGTCGTGATTCCGCTGGCGGAGCCGACCGATTTCCCGACCTTCGTCGCCCACCGCGCGGACACCTCGCTGTCCAGCTTCGCGACCGCCTTCGTGGGGTTCGTGCGCCAGGCGATGGAGGAGGCGATGGAGCAGGGCGGATCCGGCCGGGCGCGGCGCTGAGGAGGCCGGCGACCGGGCCAGGGCGGCGGATGACGCACCTCGCAGCGGCCTTGGCGCACCCTTATGGCCGGGCTCGCCCCAACCATCTACGCCCACCCGGACTTTTGGCCGGGAGAGGGCGAGCGTGGCAGGTGACTTTCCTGCACCGGTCCTGTTCCGCGTGGATGGGCGGATCAGGTCCGCCCATGACGTCGAGGTTCTCGTGCAAGGGCGGCCGCCCCACCCGCCGCCGTCATGGACGGGCTCGTCCCGTCCATCCACGCGAACTCGGGACGTGCCGCAAAGAGCGTCGGGCCGGCGACGCCCAACATGGTCTTCGTCGCGTGCGCGTGAATGGACCGATCAAGTCGGTCCATGACGTTGAGGTTCTCGTGCAAAGGCGGCCGCCCCAACCGCCGCCGTCATGGACGGGCTCGTCCCGTCCATCCACGCGAACTCGGGACGTGCCGCAAAGAGCGCCGGGCCGGCGACGCCCAACATGGTCTTCGTCACGGACGCACTGGATAGGCGGATCAAGTCCGCCCTGGCGGTCGGGGACGGCGCGGCCATCGCGATCTTCGGCTCCAGCCTCCCTCACCGCGCTGCGGCCTGCAAAGCCGGGGCGCTGACGGCGTCCTCCCCGTCCTCCTCCTTCTGGAACTCGCTGCGCAGGAAGGCGACGAGCTGGCGCACCGCCAGCTTTGCCTGCGGCGTCGTCACCACCGCCAGCCGCAGCAGCGGCAGCTCCGGCAGGCCGTGCTCGGGGCCGAGCCGACGCCAGCCGGGCGGCACCGCCGCCT
This portion of the Labrys wisconsinensis genome encodes:
- a CDS encoding AraC family transcriptional regulator, translated to MGNSVLDHLVDRGPVRRVISLPRRRAPLHIMPTSAGYEIAEGPAYDWDGRKRGNTPFSVLQHTVAGAGRLHYERREHRLRPGDTMLVTIPHPHRYWLEGGETWSFFWIAMSGQEALRLHRAILAAAGPVFRLRTETVDELARACLALADEPLEAGRASGIAYTATMALHDDLLARQEAGAGEARHAAIARVTAHVRQHLDEPLEVQALADVAGMSRAHFSRLFARVEGLPPSEFVLRERMQRAARLLVNGQLSVKAIASACGFADPNYFAKAFRRSFAISPSAFRTTGMYGGPRSER
- a CDS encoding bifunctional sugar phosphate isomerase/epimerase/4-hydroxyphenylpyruvate dioxygenase family protein gives rise to the protein MKTSIATVSLSGDLSEKLTAIARAGFDGVEIFEADVLSFDHSPREVGRMVRDQGLEVTLFQPFRDFEGLPEPARRKAFDRAERKFDLMEELGTDLVLICSSVSPQALGGIDRAAADLRELAGRAARRGLRIGYEALAWGRFVSDHRDAWEIVRRADHPALGLILDSFHTLSRGIEVTSISSIPKEKLFLVQLADAPRLQLDLLSWSRHFRTMPGQGDLPVAEFVRAVQATGYDGVLSLEIFNDQFRAGSARMVALDGRRSIAWLLDQTAPAEVPAAGLPGRVACRGVAFLEFAVDEAQAEKLEQMLAGLGFSRRWRHRSRDVSVWTQNAINLVINKDPDGFARAFSTLHGPSISSLGLAVDDAEAAMRRARGLFAAPPHQAAWPGEPAIPAIAGVGGSLIRFVDGQGPAGALWSADFEVEAETGAAGPLDAVDHISQSMHYDEMLSWLLFYTALFDLSKLPAVDVADPAGLVRSQALQNPQSSLRLILNGSQGQRTLSSRFLDEFVGSGVQHVAFSTGDIVAAAERLEACGVAMLAIPANYYDDLAARFDLPEDRLATFARHGILYDRDADGEYLQIYTRAFADRFFFEIVERRSYRGFGAANAPIRLAAQTRLSKEPRAA
- a CDS encoding LysR family transcriptional regulator — protein: MLTLRQIEVVRAVMLSGSIAGAARLLNVAQPGVSRTMKHIEATIGIRLFARRGGRHVPAVEARDVFEQLQAVNEKIENLNAAIRQLHAGADVELRIGSVPSIANVMVPRAIEKLRRRFPGLRVTIDVLKIEEAIDHLLLGRGEVVLMSQRYTNASIVFDDLARGRLVCIVAPTHPLAGMAVIAARDLAPYPLIGIDPRDPYGRIMTDLFERDGLAYTITIRARFGTTVCALVKQNLGVALIDAFTVADSPASDLVVIPLAEPTDFPTFVAHRADTSLSSFATAFVGFVRQAMEEAMEQGGSGRARR